A segment of the Myxococcales bacterium genome:
AGTTGCGGCCCGTGCTCGCCGGGTAGGTGATCATCGCGCGGATCTTCTTGTTCGGGTCGATGAAGAAGACCGAGCGCACCGTCAGCGTGTCGTTCGCCTCCGGATGGATCATGTCGTAGAGCGTCGCGACTCTTCGATCGGCGTCGCCGATGATCGGAAAGTTCATCGTGGTGCCCTGCGTCTCCTCGATGTCGCCGACCCAGCGCTTGTGCGAGTCGACGTCGTCGACGCTGACGGCGATCATCTTGGCGTTGCGCTTGCCAAACTCGCCCCCGAGCTTCGCCGCGCCGCCGAGCTCCGTCGTGCACACCGGCGTGAAGTCTTTGGGATGCGAGAAGAGAATCGCCCATTGGCTGCCCACCCACTCGTGGAAGCGCACGGGCCCCTCGGTGGAGTCTTGCGTGAAGTCCGGCGCGATCTGACCAATGTGCAGTCCCATGGACGCCTCTCCTTGTCGAAGCCGTCGGACAATATCCCGAAGGGCTCACGAGCAACAGACTTGGGCGGGGCGGCCGGGGAGCTTTGGCCCTCTCCCCGAGCCGAGCGACGCTGGTCAGGTGCCGAGGACGACGATAGGCACGTCGTCGTAGACGACCACCTCGCCGGCCTCCTCGACGACGCGGAAAGTCCGCTGGGGGCCGCAGAGTCCTTCCGGCGCGAGCAGCGCGCCGGTGCGCATCGAGAAGACGTAGCCGTGCATCGGGCACATGATGCGGTCTCCCTCGATGCCGCCCTCAGCGAGGCTCGCCCCCGCGTGGTTGCACGCGTCTTCAATGGCCAACGGCCTGCCGTCGACGAGGGCCACGACCACGTCGAAGGGCGGGTAGTCAACCCTCACCATCTTCTCGGCCTCGAGCGTGGCTCTAGGAACACGGGCAACGAGCTTCACGGCGTCAGTGAAGCACCGTGTGCTTCTGCCCCTCGAGATCAAGCCGTTGTGCGGCAAGCTCGGCGATGACGCGGGTCACTCGCCTTTCCGGATCGAGCTCTTGCAGCAGCTCCTGGCGCGCTCGCGGATCGATGATGAGATGAAACGCGCAGGCGTCGGCGATGGAGCCGGGCGTCATGGTGGTTGGCGAACGGAACGCGAAACGGGGGTCGCGTCGCTTGACCTCCGCGATGAACGCGGCCGCGCTGTGCACGAGGGAAGTGAGGTCGACGTCCGAGACAAGGCTCGGCGGCTCTTCGAGGAGCGTCGCCTTCGCGCGCCGGTACGGTCCCTCCATGGGAAGCTCCGCGAGGGAGACGCGCGCCACGCCCTGGATCACGATGTTCGAGCGACCGTCGGCGAGCACCTCCTGCTCGAGGACGAGCCCTGCGCCCGCCACCGTGGCGAGCTCCGGCTTCCGGTCCGCTGCATCGAGCCCGCCCTCGTTCGCGGTTGGGGAAATCTGCACCACCGCTAACGCGCCGTGGCTCCGCATCACGTCGCGCAACATGGTGCGGTAGCGCGGTTCGAAGACGTGAAGCGGCAAGAG
Coding sequences within it:
- a CDS encoding peroxiredoxin — protein: MGLHIGQIAPDFTQDSTEGPVRFHEWVGSQWAILFSHPKDFTPVCTTELGGAAKLGGEFGKRNAKMIAVSVDDVDSHKRWVGDIEETQGTTMNFPIIGDADRRVATLYDMIHPEANDTLTVRSVFFIDPNKKIRAMITYPASTGRNFDEVLRVLDSLQLTDSHQVATPVNWKDGDDCVIVPSVTDEQAKGKFPKGWKALRPYLRITPQPNK
- a CDS encoding Rieske 2Fe-2S domain-containing protein, with product MKLVARVPRATLEAEKMVRVDYPPFDVVVALVDGRPLAIEDACNHAGASLAEGGIEGDRIMCPMHGYVFSMRTGALLAPEGLCGPQRTFRVVEEAGEVVVYDDVPIVVLGT
- a CDS encoding LON peptidase substrate-binding domain-containing protein: MTSRRVTSEPAPPTHRLRDALSELPLFPLPDVVLYPGVLLPLHVFEPRYRTMLRDVMRSHGALAVVQISPTANEGGLDAADRKPELATVAGAGLVLEQEVLADGRSNIVIQGVARVSLAELPMEGPYRRAKATLLEEPPSLVSDVDLTSLVHSAAAFIAEVKRRDPRFAFRSPTTMTPGSIADACAFHLIIDPRARQELLQELDPERRVTRVIAELAAQRLDLEGQKHTVLH